Proteins encoded within one genomic window of Elusimicrobiota bacterium:
- a CDS encoding CDGSH iron-sulfur domain-containing protein yields MSEPKATQKFPYVIEEPAGKKAWCACGESQKQPYCDGSHARLNTGISPIRVELSEGKKVAWCGCRRSKNKPYCDGSHRSLP; encoded by the coding sequence ATGTCCGAACCTAAAGCGACCCAGAAATTCCCCTACGTGATCGAGGAGCCCGCGGGCAAGAAGGCCTGGTGCGCCTGCGGGGAATCCCAAAAGCAGCCCTATTGCGACGGCTCGCATGCCCGCCTTAATACCGGGATCTCACCCATCCGCGTGGAGTTGTCGGAAGGGAAAAAAGTGGCATGGTGCGGCTGCCGGCGGTCCAAGAACAAGCCTTACTGCGACGGCTCCCACCGGTCCCTGCCGTAG
- a CDS encoding CoA-binding protein encodes MATVAVVGASKDRGKYGCKAVRAYLQKGYEVFPVNPRETDIEGLKVYRSVLDIPTELDRVTVYLPPVAGLKVIEEIARKGTKELYLNPGSESQELIDKARSLGLNPILACSIVEIGVSPQSV; translated from the coding sequence ATGGCGACCGTCGCCGTGGTGGGGGCGTCGAAGGATCGGGGCAAGTACGGCTGCAAGGCCGTGCGCGCCTATCTTCAAAAGGGCTACGAGGTGTTCCCCGTCAACCCGCGCGAGACCGACATCGAGGGGCTCAAGGTCTACCGTTCCGTCCTTGATATCCCAACGGAGTTGGATCGTGTGACAGTGTACCTTCCCCCGGTCGCGGGGCTCAAGGTAATCGAGGAAATCGCCCGAAAGGGGACCAAGGAGCTCTATCTCAACCCCGGCTCGGAAAGCCAGGAACTCATCGATAAGGCGCGCTCTTTGGGGCTCAACCCCATCCTGGCCTGCAGCATCGTGGAGATCGGCGTCAGCCCCCAGAGCGTTTGA
- a CDS encoding response regulator translates to MSEAKKRKILVVDDNTVFVDMVSMVFDEDYEVLRAEDGEKGLTLARSRAPDIILLDIMMPKVSGMEMLRALQADMETRSIPIVVLSASCIEDSTTQMIRQEVNVKSFLRKPCGVEALRKEIQAVLPP, encoded by the coding sequence ATGAGCGAGGCGAAAAAGCGGAAAATCCTTGTCGTGGATGACAATACCGTGTTCGTGGACATGGTCTCGATGGTTTTTGATGAGGACTACGAGGTTCTTCGGGCCGAGGACGGGGAGAAGGGTCTGACCCTGGCGCGCTCGCGGGCGCCCGACATCATCCTGTTGGACATCATGATGCCCAAGGTGTCGGGAATGGAGATGCTTAGGGCTTTGCAGGCCGACATGGAGACGCGCAGCATCCCTATCGTGGTTTTGAGCGCCAGCTGCATCGAGGATTCCACCACCCAAATGATTAGGCAGGAAGTCAACGTGAAATCTTTCTTGAGGAAGCCCTGCGGCGTCGAGGCATTGCGCAAGGAGATACAGGCCGTTCTGCCCCCATGA
- a CDS encoding RDD family protein, giving the protein MKRVIMGFLAWTLMALVAGGVDAGVAHGERGSRLVMIGHDALVEEGQTVSEVVVIGGSAKIRGKVAGRVVVIGGMADIDGAVGDEVVVLGSAKIGPKAVLASRLVVIGSAFEADPLSSIRGEKTIISLQRMKSPLGRFGEWVMSGPFKGRPVAPGVLWSWLLVLSFGLLYVLTAAGAPAAVEACAKAIQERPMSVLLAGILGFSGLAPFAFFLVATVAGIAVIPFLAVAVFAAAVVGKAGVCRFMGNKAQVQNPILATTAGAAALAALYAVPLIGLASWMLSTLFGFGAALLAGVEALKGETASAEESVAAPALAEVAPALEAAALPYAGFWLRMAAIVIDAFAWLVIGGMTNLIALGLGGWALYQIGMWTWKGTTLGGMIVGIKGVRLDGRSMDFTVALVRHLASYLSILPMFLGFFWAGWDPEKQAWHDKIAGTIVVRLPSQGGAPPARS; this is encoded by the coding sequence ATGAAACGCGTTATAATGGGATTTTTAGCATGGACGCTCATGGCGCTGGTTGCCGGAGGCGTGGACGCTGGGGTTGCCCATGGGGAGAGGGGCTCGCGGCTTGTCATGATCGGGCATGACGCCTTGGTCGAGGAAGGCCAGACCGTTTCTGAGGTGGTCGTAATCGGCGGCTCGGCCAAGATTCGCGGGAAGGTTGCTGGGCGGGTTGTCGTCATTGGCGGAATGGCCGATATCGACGGTGCGGTCGGCGATGAGGTGGTGGTTCTTGGCTCTGCCAAGATTGGGCCCAAGGCGGTCCTGGCATCGCGACTGGTTGTTATCGGCAGCGCCTTCGAAGCCGATCCGCTCTCGAGTATAAGGGGAGAGAAAACCATCATTTCCCTGCAGCGCATGAAGTCCCCTTTGGGTCGTTTTGGGGAGTGGGTCATGTCGGGACCTTTTAAAGGCCGACCCGTTGCCCCTGGGGTCTTATGGAGTTGGCTCTTGGTATTGTCGTTTGGGCTTCTTTACGTGCTGACTGCGGCTGGCGCGCCTGCGGCCGTTGAGGCATGCGCCAAGGCCATCCAAGAACGACCGATGAGCGTTCTGTTGGCGGGAATCCTGGGGTTTTCAGGTTTGGCTCCCTTTGCGTTTTTCCTAGTCGCGACAGTTGCCGGCATCGCGGTGATTCCCTTCCTCGCGGTGGCGGTCTTTGCGGCGGCAGTGGTCGGCAAGGCCGGAGTCTGTCGATTTATGGGCAACAAGGCTCAGGTGCAGAATCCGATCCTCGCGACAACTGCGGGCGCAGCGGCGTTGGCCGCGCTCTACGCAGTTCCTTTGATAGGTCTGGCGAGCTGGATGCTGAGCACCCTGTTTGGTTTTGGAGCAGCGCTTCTTGCTGGGGTTGAAGCCTTGAAGGGAGAGACCGCTTCCGCCGAGGAGTCTGTCGCCGCGCCTGCGCTCGCCGAGGTGGCTCCGGCGCTTGAAGCCGCGGCTTTGCCTTACGCGGGTTTTTGGCTGCGAATGGCCGCCATCGTCATCGACGCCTTCGCCTGGCTTGTGATTGGAGGGATGACGAACTTGATAGCCCTTGGCCTCGGGGGTTGGGCTCTTTATCAGATTGGGATGTGGACCTGGAAGGGAACGACCCTGGGCGGGATGATCGTGGGGATCAAGGGAGTGCGGCTCGATGGCCGTTCCATGGACTTCACAGTGGCGTTGGTGCGCCATTTGGCGAGCTATCTCTCCATCCTGCCGATGTTCTTGGGATTTTTCTGGGCGGGGTGGGATCCCGAAAAGCAGGCTTGGCACGACAAAATCGCGGGCACGATCGTCGTGCGACTGCCCAGTCAGGGCGGAGCGCCTCCCGCGAGGTCCTAA
- a CDS encoding trypsin-like peptidase domain-containing protein: MMKGAAFKAAAALVFIGLYGLPAAAVIFDQDNRVDYPEVKNEKHRRLMDSSVALFAAGAVSLDSLGWARLATRPFDDTNGYSPKERFYGQPMGPFCSGALVAPDLVLTAKHCLDDFPCGAIKLVFGYRTSLDGAFPSFVARGEVFSCEKVIRVRKKGYAATALVRLDRSANAKAHPPIAVHDNSGENLTGREMFYIGYPMGLTVKFVDGFKVIIDRPSPNLPFIFADADAYAASSGSPVFDLSTGQIQGVLAGKPILPDFVKDKSGLMASKVVATKPMVGELSFIATSSEFCETLRNP, encoded by the coding sequence ATGATGAAAGGCGCCGCCTTTAAGGCCGCGGCTGCCTTGGTCTTTATTGGATTGTACGGACTGCCCGCGGCCGCGGTGATTTTCGATCAGGACAACCGCGTAGACTACCCGGAGGTGAAAAATGAGAAACATCGGCGCCTCATGGACAGCTCCGTGGCCCTGTTCGCGGCTGGCGCCGTTTCCCTTGACAGCCTGGGCTGGGCGCGGCTTGCGACTCGCCCCTTTGACGACACGAATGGATACAGTCCCAAAGAGCGCTTCTACGGTCAGCCCATGGGTCCTTTCTGCTCGGGGGCACTGGTGGCGCCGGACCTCGTTCTCACCGCCAAGCACTGCCTGGACGACTTCCCCTGCGGAGCAATCAAGCTCGTCTTCGGATACAGGACCTCGCTAGACGGCGCCTTCCCCTCATTCGTTGCGCGGGGTGAAGTATTCAGCTGTGAGAAGGTCATCCGCGTTCGCAAGAAAGGCTATGCGGCGACAGCTCTGGTTAGGCTCGATAGGTCGGCGAACGCAAAAGCCCACCCCCCTATTGCTGTGCATGACAACTCGGGAGAGAATCTCACGGGACGGGAAATGTTTTATATCGGCTATCCTATGGGCCTGACGGTCAAATTCGTGGACGGCTTCAAGGTTATTATCGACAGGCCGAGCCCCAACCTGCCCTTCATTTTCGCCGACGCCGATGCCTATGCCGCAAGTTCTGGAAGCCCTGTTTTTGACTTAAGCACGGGCCAAATACAGGGAGTGCTCGCCGGCAAGCCCATCCTACCCGACTTCGTGAAGGACAAAAGCGGACTCATGGCGTCCAAGGTCGTCGCCACAAAACCCATGGTGGGCGAGCTGTCGTTCATTGCCACTTCCTCAGAGTTTTGCGAGACTCTCCGCAACCCCTAA
- a CDS encoding glycosyltransferase, with the protein MLLFILGVLAGALLAGLWFCLLASLWHFRWRRRPAAEPRAGMTLIRPVRGLDEALEDGFESIVASDPEGRLQFIIAIESEDDPAYPVALAFARRHPGRDILILTTGPSGERMGKIHNMIEALPKAKHPFVIFSDADCRATPGLLRQTALAFEDGCDMAFALPYHVPASGVGGFCFQIAFNHFFCVGAVLGFYLDLMPFCAGAWMAYRREWLERLGGLEPFAHVIADDVALSVMSTRLGAKRCLLGELVSVQESETSIKEAFEHLVKWSAIVRWCLPRPYLLSPFINPGLAAALFWVLCEHSGKWFWPGRAMLLSMLASRALIGYAQDRWVAGFRQGPGKYFFLAFADFGALLFWILGFRRTISWRGKAYRLSSGGRAKVIAPIA; encoded by the coding sequence GTGCTCCTGTTCATCCTAGGGGTGCTAGCCGGAGCCCTGCTGGCGGGGTTGTGGTTTTGTCTTCTGGCCAGCCTCTGGCACTTTCGCTGGCGCCGCCGGCCCGCGGCAGAGCCGCGCGCCGGTATGACCTTGATCCGGCCGGTGCGCGGCCTCGACGAGGCGTTGGAGGATGGCTTCGAGTCCATCGTGGCCTCCGACCCGGAAGGGCGCCTGCAGTTCATTATTGCCATCGAAAGCGAGGATGACCCGGCCTACCCCGTGGCCCTGGCCTTCGCCCGAAGGCATCCGGGTCGGGACATCCTGATCTTGACCACGGGCCCGAGCGGCGAGCGGATGGGCAAGATACACAACATGATCGAGGCCCTGCCCAAGGCCAAGCATCCCTTCGTGATTTTCTCGGATGCCGACTGTCGCGCCACCCCCGGGCTCCTGCGCCAAACCGCGCTGGCTTTCGAGGATGGCTGCGACATGGCTTTCGCGCTTCCCTACCATGTCCCTGCTTCCGGCGTGGGCGGCTTCTGCTTCCAGATCGCCTTCAACCATTTCTTTTGCGTGGGCGCCGTGCTCGGCTTCTACCTCGATCTCATGCCTTTTTGCGCCGGGGCCTGGATGGCGTACCGCAGGGAATGGCTGGAGCGGCTCGGAGGCCTCGAGCCTTTCGCCCATGTCATCGCCGATGACGTGGCCTTGAGTGTTATGAGCACCCGGCTGGGGGCCAAGAGATGCCTGCTTGGGGAGCTGGTTTCTGTCCAGGAAAGCGAAACATCCATTAAGGAGGCTTTCGAGCACTTGGTCAAATGGTCTGCCATCGTGCGCTGGTGCCTGCCCCGTCCCTACCTTCTCTCGCCCTTTATCAACCCTGGCTTGGCCGCGGCCTTGTTTTGGGTCCTCTGCGAACATTCCGGGAAATGGTTTTGGCCGGGGCGGGCCATGCTCTTGTCGATGTTGGCTTCCCGCGCCTTGATCGGCTATGCCCAGGACCGCTGGGTGGCCGGGTTTCGCCAAGGCCCCGGGAAATATTTCTTTCTGGCTTTCGCCGATTTCGGGGCCCTGCTTTTCTGGATCCTGGGCTTTCGCAGGACTATCTCGTGGCGGGGCAAGGCCTATCGTCTTTCCTCGGGAGGGCGGGCAAAAGTCATTGCGCCTATTGCATGA